From a single Verrucomicrobiota bacterium genomic region:
- the atpD gene encoding F0F1 ATP synthase subunit beta, which translates to MNVGKIAQVLGPVVDVQFDSSHLPEIRTALKMKRRTGGELVCEVQQHLGNNTVRTVALDSTDGLVRGDEVTDTGGPITVPVGEATLGRLFNLLGEPVDEGDPLPLDVPRMPIHRPAPSFEEQVPVGQIFETGIKVIDLIAPYAKGGKVGLFGGAGVGKTIIIQELIRNIATEHGGYSVFAGVGERTREGNDLWLEMKESGVLARTALVFGQMNEPPGARFRVGLTGLTVAESLRDETGKEVLLFIDNIFRFIQAGSEVSALLGRMPSAVGYQSTLGTDVGELQERITSTTRGSITSIQAIFVPADDYTDPAPATTFAHLDATTNLERRIVELGIYPAVDPLASTSRILDPRVLGEEHYKTATDVQQILQRYQDLQDIIAILGIDELSDEDKTIVARARRIQRFMSQPMFVAEQFTSRPGRYVPREETVRGFRELADGKWDHLPEQAFYMVGPIDEAVEQAKKLGAKT; encoded by the coding sequence ATGAACGTCGGCAAGATTGCGCAGGTGCTCGGACCTGTTGTGGACGTGCAGTTCGATTCGAGCCATCTGCCCGAGATCCGCACCGCGCTCAAGATGAAGCGCCGCACGGGCGGCGAGCTCGTCTGCGAGGTGCAGCAGCATCTCGGCAACAACACGGTACGCACCGTGGCGCTCGACTCGACCGACGGGCTTGTGCGCGGGGACGAGGTGACCGACACGGGCGGCCCGATCACCGTGCCCGTGGGCGAGGCGACACTCGGCCGCCTCTTCAACCTGCTCGGCGAACCCGTTGACGAGGGCGATCCGCTCCCGCTCGACGTGCCGCGGATGCCCATCCACCGGCCGGCGCCGTCGTTCGAGGAGCAGGTGCCCGTTGGCCAGATCTTCGAAACGGGCATCAAGGTCATCGACCTCATCGCCCCGTACGCCAAGGGCGGCAAAGTGGGTCTGTTCGGCGGCGCGGGCGTAGGCAAGACGATCATCATCCAGGAACTCATCCGCAACATCGCCACCGAGCACGGCGGCTACTCGGTATTCGCCGGCGTCGGCGAGCGCACGCGCGAAGGCAACGACCTCTGGCTCGAGATGAAGGAATCGGGCGTGCTCGCCCGTACCGCGCTCGTGTTCGGCCAAATGAACGAGCCGCCGGGCGCGCGCTTCCGCGTCGGACTCACCGGCCTGACGGTGGCCGAGAGCCTGCGCGACGAGACGGGCAAGGAGGTGCTCCTCTTCATTGACAACATCTTCCGCTTCATCCAGGCGGGATCCGAGGTCTCGGCGCTGCTCGGGCGCATGCCGTCGGCGGTCGGCTACCAGTCGACGCTCGGCACCGACGTGGGCGAGCTCCAAGAGCGGATTACGTCGACAACGCGCGGCTCGATCACCTCGATCCAGGCGATCTTCGTGCCCGCCGACGACTACACCGACCCGGCGCCGGCAACGACGTTCGCCCACCTCGACGCGACGACAAACCTCGAGCGGCGCATCGTCGAGCTTGGCATCTACCCGGCGGTCGACCCGCTCGCCTCGACGAGCCGCATCCTTGACCCGCGCGTGCTCGGCGAGGAGCACTACAAGACCGCGACCGACGTCCAGCAGATCCTCCAGCGTTACCAGGATCTCCAGGACATCATCGCCATCCTCGGCATCGACGAGCTGAGCGACGAGGACAAGACGATCGTAGCCCGCGCGCGCCGCATCCAGCGCTTCATGTCGCAACCGATGTTCGTCGCCGAGCAATTCACGAGCCGGCCGGGCCGCTACGTGCCGCGCGAGGAAACCGTGCGCGGCTTCCGCGAGCTCGCCGACGGGAAATGGGACCACCTGCCGGAACAGGCGTTCTATATGGTCGGTCCGATCGACGAGGCCGTCGAGCAAGCCAAGAAGCTCGGCGCGAAGACCTGA
- the atpG gene encoding ATP synthase F1 subunit gamma: MANLRDIRRRIKSVKKTQKITNAMEMVASARLRRVEAKLRASRAYVERLQALASSLDPLLTPSEAPLAQPRAEVRNRCLIVISGERGLCGAYNANVLGRTEKLLAAWPDTRVVAIGQKGVQHFRKHGVRPIAEHVRLLETITYRQAEAMAQWLMAMYLRGEVDEVVVLYHRFASTLHQELIEERLIPVELAFTGGGSLSLAEHEPAPHDHLNLLLPLLIAGRLHQVLLDSATSEQGARRIAMEAATDNAAEMIHNLTLLYNRKRQAAITTEILEVVVGGESLR; this comes from the coding sequence ATGGCCAACCTGCGCGACATACGACGGCGGATCAAGAGCGTCAAGAAGACGCAGAAGATCACCAACGCGATGGAGATGGTCGCTTCGGCCCGGCTCCGGCGCGTGGAGGCCAAGCTGCGTGCGTCGCGCGCTTACGTCGAGCGGCTCCAGGCGTTGGCCAGTTCGCTCGATCCGCTGCTCACGCCGAGCGAGGCGCCGCTGGCCCAGCCTCGGGCCGAGGTGCGGAACCGCTGCCTCATCGTGATCTCGGGCGAGCGCGGCCTGTGCGGCGCCTACAACGCGAACGTGCTCGGACGAACCGAGAAGCTGCTTGCGGCATGGCCCGACACGCGCGTCGTCGCCATCGGGCAGAAGGGCGTGCAGCACTTCCGCAAGCACGGCGTCAGGCCGATCGCCGAGCACGTCCGCTTGCTCGAGACGATCACCTACCGCCAGGCCGAGGCGATGGCGCAGTGGCTCATGGCCATGTACCTCAGAGGCGAGGTCGACGAGGTTGTCGTGCTCTACCACCGGTTCGCCTCGACGCTGCACCAGGAGTTGATCGAGGAGCGGCTCATCCCCGTCGAGCTTGCATTCACGGGCGGCGGGTCACTGAGCCTGGCCGAGCATGAGCCGGCGCCACACGATCACCTCAATCTGCTGCTGCCGCTCCTCATCGCGGGCCGGCTGCACCAGGTGCTGCTCGACTCGGCCACGAGCGAACAGGGCGCGCGGCGCATCGCCATGGAAGCAGCGACGGACAACGCGGCCGAGATGATCCACAACCTGACCTTGCTCTACAACCGGAAGCGCCAGGCGGCGATCACGACGGAGATCCTCGAAGTCGTCGTTGGCGGCGAATCGCTTAGATAA
- a CDS encoding F0F1 ATP synthase subunit alpha: protein MVNASRIQPEEVTNILAEQIDKYRQYLDVSEVGRVILVGDGIARIYGLDQAMAGELIRFPGDVYGMVFDLSEDNVGAILLGSDLHIREGDEVRTTGRIVEIPVGETMCGRVINSLGQPIDGKGPINTTATSPIEKIAPGVVKRQPVCEPLQTGLKAIDSMVPIGRGQRELIIGDRQTGKTALAVDTIINQRGADVVCIYVAIGQKKSSVASVMQRLEESGALEYTVILNASAADPAPMQFLAPYAGCAVGEYFRDNGKHALVVYDDLSKHAVAYRQMSLLLRRPPGREAYPGDIFYCHSRLLERAAKMKDDLGAGSLTALPIIETQAGEIASYIPANVISITDGQIYLESDLFFSGVRPAINVGNSVSRVGGAAQVKAMKQVAGRLRLELAQYREIESFAQFGSELDKATQDQIARGRRLVEVLKQGQYEPMGVADQVIQIFAVVNGFLDDVAIEDIRRFEAELLEFVVNTRAEVRNELTEKLRLDEGLEQKLKEALTAFKRTFASTAVLQAGQTQPDNKTQVSE, encoded by the coding sequence ATGGTGAACGCGTCAAGAATCCAGCCGGAAGAGGTGACGAACATCCTCGCCGAGCAGATCGACAAGTACCGGCAGTACCTCGACGTGAGCGAGGTGGGCCGCGTGATCCTGGTCGGCGACGGCATCGCCCGCATCTACGGGCTCGACCAGGCGATGGCCGGCGAGCTCATCCGCTTCCCCGGCGACGTCTACGGCATGGTGTTCGACCTGAGCGAGGACAACGTCGGCGCGATCCTGCTCGGTTCGGACCTGCACATCCGCGAGGGCGACGAGGTGCGCACAACGGGGCGCATCGTCGAGATCCCCGTGGGCGAGACCATGTGCGGCCGTGTCATCAACAGCCTGGGCCAGCCCATCGACGGGAAAGGCCCGATCAACACGACAGCCACCTCGCCGATCGAGAAGATCGCCCCCGGCGTCGTCAAGCGCCAACCGGTGTGCGAGCCGCTCCAGACGGGGCTCAAAGCCATCGATTCGATGGTGCCCATCGGCCGCGGCCAACGCGAGCTCATCATCGGCGACCGCCAGACGGGCAAGACGGCGCTCGCGGTCGACACGATCATCAACCAGCGCGGCGCCGACGTCGTGTGCATCTACGTGGCCATCGGCCAGAAGAAATCGTCCGTGGCCTCGGTCATGCAGCGACTCGAGGAATCCGGTGCGCTCGAGTACACGGTGATTCTGAACGCGTCCGCGGCCGATCCGGCGCCAATGCAGTTCCTCGCGCCGTACGCGGGCTGCGCCGTCGGCGAGTACTTCCGCGACAACGGCAAGCACGCGCTCGTGGTCTACGACGACCTCTCCAAGCACGCCGTGGCCTACCGGCAGATGTCGCTGCTGCTGCGGCGACCGCCGGGCCGCGAGGCGTACCCGGGCGACATCTTCTACTGCCACTCGAGATTGCTCGAGCGCGCCGCGAAGATGAAGGATGATCTCGGCGCCGGCTCGCTCACCGCGCTGCCGATCATCGAGACCCAGGCGGGTGAGATCGCCTCGTACATCCCGGCCAACGTCATCTCGATCACCGACGGGCAGATCTACCTCGAAAGCGACCTGTTCTTCTCGGGCGTGCGGCCCGCGATCAACGTGGGCAACTCGGTGAGCCGCGTCGGCGGCGCCGCGCAGGTCAAGGCGATGAAACAGGTCGCCGGCCGGCTGCGCCTCGAGCTGGCGCAGTACCGAGAGATCGAGTCGTTCGCCCAGTTCGGCTCCGAGCTTGATAAGGCGACGCAGGACCAGATCGCGCGCGGGCGCCGGCTTGTCGAGGTGCTCAAGCAGGGCCAGTACGAGCCGATGGGCGTGGCCGACCAGGTCATCCAGATCTTCGCCGTCGTCAACGGGTTCCTCGACGATGTGGCCATCGAGGACATCCGGCGTTTCGAGGCCGAGCTGCTCGAGTTCGTCGTCAACACGCGCGCCGAGGTGCGCAACGAGCTCACCGAGAAGCTCCGGCTCGATGAGGGCCTCGAGCAGAAGCTCAAGGAAGCGCTCACGGCCTTCAAGCGCACGTTCGCTTCGACGGCCGTGCTCCAGGCCGGCCAGACGCAACCGGACAACAAGACCCAAGTCAGCGAGTAA
- the atpH gene encoding ATP synthase F1 subunit delta — protein sequence MGNYALVVRYVHALLQGLPSEEVGQVQEDISAAAELWRLNETLRRVMLNPFIPSGEKRGAMDRIAERAQWHERVRGLLGVLVDNERAALLAEVAPVVAESVRARLQREIAVVETPVALGDNEIEGLLKRLGQRLGVTLVPQVEVQPELIAGLRVRVGDTRYDATVAGNLESLREELGRGHAW from the coding sequence ATGGGCAACTACGCGCTCGTCGTGCGCTACGTGCACGCCCTGCTCCAGGGCCTGCCGTCCGAGGAGGTCGGCCAGGTCCAGGAAGATATCTCCGCGGCCGCCGAGCTGTGGCGGCTGAACGAGACGTTGCGCCGCGTCATGCTCAACCCGTTCATCCCGTCCGGCGAGAAGCGTGGGGCCATGGACCGGATCGCCGAGCGGGCGCAGTGGCACGAACGGGTGCGCGGCCTGCTCGGCGTGCTCGTGGACAACGAACGCGCCGCGTTGCTGGCCGAGGTAGCGCCGGTGGTCGCCGAGTCTGTCCGGGCGCGCCTGCAGCGCGAGATCGCGGTAGTCGAGACGCCGGTGGCGCTGGGTGACAACGAGATCGAAGGGCTGCTCAAGCGGCTCGGCCAGCGGCTCGGCGTCACGCTCGTGCCGCAGGTCGAGGTTCAGCCCGAGCTGATCGCCGGGCTGCGAGTGCGCGTGGGCGATACGAGATACGACGCAACGGTCGCAGGGAACCTCGAGTCCCTGCGCGAGGAACTCGGGAGAGGACACGCATGGTGA
- the atpF gene encoding F0F1 ATP synthase subunit B, whose protein sequence is MLTASLPWAVGPSVPTPALVYLNSTIAFQIVSFLILLALLNKWLFKPMLAYLDKRAEEIKNTLDEAGTAKATAEADRETAREELDEARRESHAIRTQAREIATSERDRLLDEARAESEELIGKTQREIAQSVERARESLRERTGALAVEVAERLLRTDLTDEQKRKATMVYVNETEGF, encoded by the coding sequence ATGCTTACGGCATCGCTGCCATGGGCCGTCGGGCCGAGCGTCCCAACGCCGGCGCTCGTGTACCTCAACTCGACGATTGCGTTCCAGATCGTCAGCTTCCTGATCTTGTTGGCGCTGCTCAACAAGTGGCTGTTCAAGCCGATGCTCGCCTACCTCGATAAGCGGGCCGAGGAGATCAAGAACACGCTTGACGAGGCGGGCACCGCCAAGGCGACGGCTGAGGCCGACCGCGAGACCGCCCGCGAGGAACTCGACGAGGCGCGGCGCGAATCGCACGCGATCCGCACGCAGGCGCGCGAGATCGCCACGAGCGAACGCGACCGCCTGCTCGACGAGGCGCGTGCCGAGAGCGAGGAGCTCATCGGCAAAACGCAGCGTGAGATCGCCCAGTCGGTCGAGCGGGCGCGCGAGTCGCTTCGCGAGCGCACGGGCGCGCTCGCCGTCGAGGTGGCCGAACGGCTGCTGCGCACGGACCTGACCGACGAGCAAAAACGCAAGGCGACCATGGTCTACGTCAACGAGACAGAGGGATTCTAG